One genomic window of Clostridioides sp. ES-S-0054-01 includes the following:
- a CDS encoding PTS sugar transporter subunit IIB, with translation MKQFNVLSVCGSGTVTSSMVAGKLKEVLGNKGISITTTEARPTEALNLAQSGRFDFITFTSPLQTGDYGIPTINAFACLTGIGEEAFFEEVLTVIEGIDK, from the coding sequence ATGAAACAATTTAATGTATTATCAGTTTGTGGTTCAGGAACAGTTACATCATCAATGGTAGCAGGTAAATTAAAAGAAGTATTAGGAAATAAGGGAATTTCTATTACTACAACAGAAGCTAGACCAACAGAAGCACTGAATTTAGCACAATCAGGAAGATTTGACTTTATAACATTTACTAGTCCACTTCAAACGGGTGATTATGGAATCCCAACTATAAATGCATTTGCTTGCTTAACTGGTATAGGAGAAGAGGCATTCTTTGAAGAAGTTTTAACTGTTATTGAAGGGATAGACAAGTAA
- a CDS encoding PTS sugar transporter subunit IIA, with product MNVDLISLGLESNDYESVIEELGNIMYQKEYVKDTYINAVLEREKTLPTGLDIGEMCVAIPHTDSKHVNESNVAVGILKKPVKFNSMIDPKDRLDVELVFLLAVKNPDSQVKLLKDLMSVFQNIKLLKNIKNASTKEDVAKLLDFIEI from the coding sequence ATGAATGTAGATTTAATATCATTAGGTTTAGAATCTAATGATTATGAAAGTGTTATTGAAGAATTAGGAAATATAATGTATCAAAAAGAATATGTAAAAGACACATACATAAATGCTGTCTTGGAAAGAGAAAAGACATTACCAACAGGTCTAGATATTGGCGAAATGTGTGTTGCTATTCCACATACAGATTCAAAACATGTAAATGAATCTAATGTAGCTGTGGGCATATTGAAAAAACCCGTAAAGTTTAATTCAATGATAGACCCAAAAGATAGACTTGATGTAGAACTTGTATTTTTATTAGCAGTAAAGAATCCAGATTCACAAGTAAAACTGTTAAAAGATTTAATGTCAGTTTTTCAAAATATAAAGCTATTAAAAAATATAAAAAATGCATCGACAAAGGAAGATGTAGCTAAATTATTGGATTTTATAGAAATTTAA
- a CDS encoding sigma 54-interacting transcriptional regulator, whose amino-acid sequence MELRDKLVNIINTENKKDPLTDVQIAKFLSTTRENITNLRKELNISNSRQRRYPYLKSAISAILQKNKNISISEITRELMTEGFNISRRVVEELLPKESLEMDVVEVTKEESSDPFETLIGNKGSLRNAVEQAKSAILYPPKGLPTLIVGASGVGKSLFSRHMYEFAKQKKIIKESSNFVVFNCADYSDNPQLLLSLLFGYKKGAFTGAEYDTPGLVEEADEGVLFLDEIHRLPPKGQEILFSILDRGKFRRLGETNAERKVSIMLIGATTENVETNLLLTFRRRIPMLITLPPLHDRLLKEKIDLIYNIFQQECNRINAKIFVDKNVIEILALKKFSGNIGQLQNMIQVLCARAFMKFINSKDEDNESIVVVDINEVLKLKDSFKDTAFQEVEYTEIRKYLKNAIFIPFNLEESSVKGNLLSNEYILPEDIYKTIEKKYYDLKSLDIEDIDIENILWTFILNRFADLKFNPDSDEEIFSMSDLNSFVSDSLVKLVKELMNDIIEKNINLEVNKNMFKYLAIHLEEAIKRIKLNQKIINVNLEKIKIDFLKEYEIGKSFAIKIEESIGIKVPDDEIGFITLYIKSALKNEVKKDKVGLIIISHGRIATETVNVVKELLGVKFPVAIDMPLDEKPINIYNKAVELSKIIDQGKGILFLVDIGSLTNIGQIVNKRTNINTKTIDRVDLLMALEAARKVSMGDEELDEIFFSLLKDRMGYNYELEKHIDKSNAIVTLCLTGEGTAKYISKTLEEKYDNTKCYQMSALDENLFYKIENLKETNNILAIVGTINPKIPGINFIPYNKELFKNLDIYLSKSKQQDDKLIKSYERMLDEDLVIFEPDIYFKKDLLEYVCSILINKEYVEKDYLDSVLHREEMLPTYSKGAIGVPHGDSSTVNSTRFVFVKLKNPIDWGVGNVNFIFMPVFQANDKEVVKNVVEILKDEEFMNNANKCFNKDDFKKIIFDKFKHL is encoded by the coding sequence ATGGAGTTGAGAGATAAACTTGTAAACATCATAAATACAGAAAATAAAAAAGATCCATTAACAGATGTTCAAATAGCAAAGTTTTTAAGTACAACTAGAGAGAATATAACTAATTTGAGAAAAGAGCTTAATATAAGTAATTCAAGACAAAGAAGATATCCTTATTTAAAATCAGCAATTTCAGCAATATTACAAAAGAATAAGAATATTTCTATATCAGAAATTACAAGGGAATTGATGACAGAAGGTTTTAATATATCCAGAAGAGTTGTAGAGGAACTTTTACCTAAAGAAAGTTTAGAAATGGATGTAGTCGAGGTAACTAAAGAAGAATCGAGTGACCCATTTGAAACTTTAATAGGAAATAAAGGGAGTCTTAGAAATGCTGTAGAGCAGGCTAAATCTGCTATATTGTATCCACCCAAAGGGTTACCAACATTGATTGTTGGAGCAAGTGGAGTTGGTAAGAGTTTATTTTCTAGACATATGTATGAGTTTGCAAAGCAAAAAAAGATAATAAAAGAAAGTTCCAATTTTGTTGTATTTAATTGTGCTGATTATAGTGACAATCCACAATTATTATTGTCTTTGTTATTTGGATATAAAAAAGGTGCATTTACAGGAGCTGAATATGATACACCAGGTCTTGTAGAAGAAGCTGACGAAGGAGTTTTATTTTTAGATGAAATACATAGATTGCCTCCAAAAGGTCAAGAAATACTATTTTCTATCTTAGATAGAGGAAAATTTAGAAGATTAGGTGAAACCAATGCTGAAAGAAAAGTAAGTATTATGTTGATTGGAGCAACTACTGAAAATGTAGAAACTAATTTATTATTAACATTCAGAAGAAGAATACCAATGCTAATAACTTTGCCACCATTGCATGATAGATTACTAAAAGAGAAAATAGACCTTATATACAATATCTTTCAACAAGAGTGTAATAGAATAAACGCAAAAATATTTGTAGATAAAAATGTGATTGAAATACTTGCATTAAAAAAATTTAGTGGAAATATAGGACAATTACAAAATATGATTCAGGTTCTTTGTGCAAGAGCTTTTATGAAGTTTATAAATTCTAAAGATGAAGATAATGAATCGATAGTGGTAGTAGATATAAATGAAGTTTTAAAACTTAAAGATTCTTTTAAAGATACAGCCTTTCAAGAGGTTGAATACACAGAGATAAGAAAATATTTGAAAAATGCTATATTTATACCATTTAATTTAGAAGAATCATCAGTAAAAGGAAATCTTTTGAGTAATGAGTATATATTACCAGAAGATATATATAAAACAATTGAAAAGAAATATTATGACTTAAAGTCTCTAGATATTGAAGATATAGACATAGAGAATATTTTATGGACTTTTATTTTAAATAGATTTGCTGATTTAAAGTTCAATCCAGATAGTGATGAAGAGATTTTTTCAATGAGTGATTTAAATAGTTTTGTAAGTGATAGCTTAGTCAAACTGGTAAAAGAACTTATGAATGATATAATTGAAAAAAATATTAATTTAGAAGTAAATAAAAATATGTTTAAATATCTAGCGATACACTTAGAAGAAGCTATAAAAAGAATTAAGCTAAATCAAAAGATAATAAATGTAAATTTAGAAAAAATAAAGATTGATTTTTTAAAAGAATATGAGATTGGTAAAAGTTTTGCAATAAAAATTGAGGAATCAATTGGTATTAAGGTTCCAGATGATGAAATTGGATTTATAACGCTATATATAAAGTCAGCTCTAAAAAATGAAGTAAAAAAAGATAAAGTAGGGTTAATAATAATTTCTCATGGACGTATAGCTACAGAGACTGTAAATGTAGTTAAAGAACTTTTAGGCGTAAAATTTCCTGTAGCTATAGATATGCCTTTAGATGAAAAACCAATAAATATATACAATAAAGCAGTAGAATTGTCAAAAATAATAGACCAAGGAAAAGGCATATTATTTTTGGTCGACATTGGTTCACTTACAAACATAGGTCAAATAGTAAATAAGAGGACTAATATAAATACTAAAACTATTGATAGAGTAGACCTCTTAATGGCACTAGAAGCAGCTAGAAAAGTTTCTATGGGAGATGAAGAACTGGATGAAATCTTTTTTTCTTTGTTAAAAGATAGGATGGGATATAACTATGAATTGGAAAAACACATAGACAAATCAAATGCAATTGTAACCTTATGTCTTACTGGAGAAGGAACTGCTAAGTACATAAGTAAAACATTAGAAGAAAAGTATGATAATACTAAATGCTATCAAATGAGTGCATTGGATGAAAATCTATTTTATAAAATTGAAAATTTAAAGGAGACAAACAATATATTAGCTATTGTTGGGACAATAAATCCTAAGATACCAGGTATAAATTTTATACCATATAATAAAGAACTTTTTAAAAATTTGGATATCTATCTATCAAAATCAAAACAACAAGATGACAAACTAATTAAATCGTATGAAAGAATGCTTGATGAGGATTTAGTGATTTTTGAACCAGATATATACTTTAAAAAGGATTTATTAGAATATGTATGTTCAATTCTTATAAATAAAGAATATGTAGAAAAAGATTACTTAGACTCTGTTTTACATAGAGAAGAGATGCTTCCAACATATTCTAAAGGAGCTATAGGTGTGCCTCATGGAGATTCTTCTACTGTAAATAGTACAAGATTTGTTTTTGTCAAACTAAAGAATCCTATTGACTGGGGTGTAGGCAATGTAAATTTCATATTTATGCCAGTTTTTCAGGCTAATGATAAAGAGGTTGTTAAAAATGTTGTTGAGATATTAAAAGATGAAGAATTTATGAACAATGCCAATAAGTGTTTTAATAAAGATGATTTTAAGAAAATTATATTTGATAAATTTAAACATCTATAG
- a CDS encoding DUF3284 domain-containing protein — MNTFKTEVLLKYSAKDIFNIFTKSARLNFPNFNEKKAVGTFVQQKNNKRFKIEITNFEKNRVYEIKTSNKRESIITRYELVHIDLENTKLIFTESESERNVFGKINSVLVRVLFGKRQPEEFNKFIKNLEMELENNNINL; from the coding sequence ATGAATACATTTAAAACTGAAGTTTTATTAAAATATTCTGCAAAAGACATATTTAATATATTTACAAAATCTGCAAGACTAAATTTTCCTAATTTTAATGAAAAAAAAGCAGTAGGCACATTTGTACAACAAAAAAATAATAAAAGATTTAAGATTGAAATAACTAATTTCGAAAAAAATAGAGTATATGAAATAAAAACAAGCAATAAAAGAGAAAGTATTATTACTAGATATGAACTAGTACATATTGATTTAGAAAATACAAAACTTATTTTTACTGAAAGTGAAAGCGAGAGAAATGTATTTGGAAAAATCAATTCAGTTCTTGTAAGAGTATTGTTTGGAAAAAGGCAACCAGAAGAATTTAATAAATTTATAAAAAATCTAGAAATGGAGTTAGAAAATAATAATATTAATTTATAG
- a CDS encoding PLP-dependent aminotransferase family protein: MPINSFENYPMNWKPKRPSKGQILYKALAEQLEQDINSGFLLPGTKLPPQRELADFLDVNVSTISRAFKICEKKGLISGVTGSGTFVSYDTRSNLFLMSSNNKITFIEMGTMNPDFTLEEMNTLFKHIIKEIDFKTIFQYGQRDGAKWQKEAIAKLIYKAGLETTADSLLPASGGQNAIVAILAGLFQHGDRIGVDPLTYPGIKTAAKMLGIQLIPIKQENNEISEEGLLYACKNENIKGLYIIPDYQNPTTHIMSQNGRKMIADIASKYNLIVIEDAIHSLLNETHLNPVASYLPNQTIYITSLSKIIAPSLRLAYISTPKQYREALSSALYNINLSQSYFLTEIAYRMITSGEADKLINARRKSARRRNKIINQYLSGYTLLGNEECIFRWLVLPEGVMSEKFEIQALKEGVQVYASERFAVGKEKPISAIRIAVCATESTEELKAGLTLLKRLLEEEK; this comes from the coding sequence ATGCCAATTAATTCTTTTGAAAATTATCCTATGAACTGGAAACCAAAGAGACCTTCAAAAGGACAGATATTATATAAGGCTCTTGCAGAACAACTAGAGCAAGATATCAACAGCGGATTTTTATTGCCTGGTACTAAATTACCGCCCCAACGTGAATTGGCAGATTTCCTAGATGTTAATGTAAGTACTATCTCTAGAGCCTTTAAAATTTGTGAAAAAAAAGGATTAATAAGTGGAGTTACAGGAAGTGGAACTTTTGTGTCTTATGATACACGTTCAAATCTATTCTTAATGTCCAGTAATAATAAAATTACGTTTATTGAAATGGGCACAATGAATCCAGATTTCACACTAGAAGAAATGAATACTTTATTTAAACATATAATTAAAGAAATAGATTTTAAAACGATATTCCAATATGGACAAAGAGATGGCGCTAAATGGCAAAAAGAAGCTATTGCCAAACTAATTTATAAGGCTGGGCTTGAAACCACAGCAGATAGCTTACTCCCTGCAAGTGGTGGACAAAATGCAATTGTTGCCATTTTGGCAGGTTTGTTTCAACATGGAGATAGAATAGGTGTAGACCCACTAACTTATCCTGGAATAAAGACAGCAGCTAAAATGCTTGGAATACAACTAATTCCAATTAAACAAGAAAATAATGAAATTAGTGAAGAGGGCTTATTGTATGCTTGCAAAAATGAAAATATTAAAGGTCTATACATAATACCAGATTATCAAAACCCAACTACACATATAATGTCACAAAATGGTCGAAAAATGATTGCAGACATTGCATCTAAATACAACTTAATTGTGATTGAGGATGCTATTCATAGTTTACTTAATGAAACACATTTAAATCCAGTAGCTTCCTACCTACCCAATCAAACAATTTATATTACGAGTTTATCAAAAATTATCGCACCTAGTTTAAGGCTAGCATATATCTCTACACCTAAACAGTATCGAGAAGCATTATCAAGTGCATTATACAATATTAATTTATCTCAATCTTATTTTCTAACAGAAATTGCTTATCGTATGATTACATCAGGTGAAGCTGATAAATTAATTAATGCACGTCGTAAGTCTGCAAGAAGAAGAAACAAGATTATTAATCAATATTTATCTGGGTATACTCTTTTAGGAAATGAAGAATGTATATTTAGATGGTTGGTTCTGCCTGAGGGAGTAATGTCAGAAAAGTTTGAAATACAAGCACTTAAAGAAGGTGTACAGGTTTATGCTTCTGAGCGTTTTGCTGTTGGAAAAGAAAAACCTATTTCTGCAATAAGAATAGCTGTATGTGCTACAGAAAGTACAGAAGAGCTTAAAGCTGGTCTGACTTTATTAAAAAGACTATTGGAAGAGGAAAAATAA
- a CDS encoding AzlC family ABC transporter permease — MERTQQLRESFIASIPIFLGYIPIGIVGGILLQKSGLSPFQIALMVTLVFGGSSQFIAASMISTGASVTSIVLTTFIVNLRHFLMSSNLNMYIKNKSPKFILPFCHTITDETFAVNYEKFTAGNWSDRNAIYLNFFCLISSVLANFIGAFLGESISIDSSISGFILTSMFIALIVSQIKNKIYIVVFISSIIISVILYSLFKSNLVVIVASILASLIGFFIEESYCKKEESYE, encoded by the coding sequence GTGGAAAGAACTCAACAATTAAGAGAAAGCTTTATTGCTTCAATTCCTATATTTTTAGGTTACATACCTATAGGTATAGTAGGAGGAATACTATTACAAAAATCTGGTCTTTCACCTTTTCAAATAGCACTAATGGTAACTTTAGTATTTGGAGGAAGCTCTCAATTCATCGCAGCTTCAATGATTTCTACTGGTGCAAGTGTAACGTCTATTGTTTTGACTACATTTATAGTTAACTTAAGACATTTTCTAATGAGCTCTAATTTGAACATGTACATAAAAAATAAAAGTCCAAAATTTATATTGCCATTTTGCCATACTATAACAGATGAAACTTTTGCAGTTAATTATGAAAAATTTACTGCTGGAAATTGGTCTGATAGAAATGCTATTTATCTCAATTTCTTCTGCTTAATTTCATCAGTTTTAGCTAATTTTATTGGCGCATTTTTAGGAGAAAGTATATCTATAGACAGCTCCATTTCTGGATTCATATTAACTTCTATGTTTATAGCTTTAATAGTTTCTCAAATAAAAAATAAGATTTATATTGTAGTATTTATATCATCAATCATTATTTCTGTTATTTTATATTCATTATTCAAAAGTAATTTAGTAGTAATAGTTGCATCAATTTTAGCATCTTTAATTGGTTTCTTTATAGAAGAATCTTACTGTAAAAAGGAGGAATCTTATGAATAA
- a CDS encoding AzlD domain-containing protein → MNNNYIFFIIIGMYIVTYLPRVLPMLIFSKKEMPDFLKKIMKFIPVAILTSLTAKDVFFNGDSLYLSISNPKIISFMIVLLVAYKFKSIGISIVTGVISIYLFGIIM, encoded by the coding sequence ATGAATAATAATTATATATTTTTTATTATAATTGGAATGTATATTGTTACATATCTACCAAGAGTACTTCCTATGTTAATTTTCTCAAAAAAAGAGATGCCTGATTTTTTGAAAAAAATTATGAAATTTATTCCTGTAGCAATACTTACTTCCTTAACTGCTAAAGATGTATTTTTTAATGGAGATAGCCTATATTTATCTATATCTAATCCTAAAATTATATCTTTTATGATTGTACTTCTTGTCGCATATAAGTTTAAATCTATTGGTATTTCTATTGTTACAGGTGTGATATCTATATATTTATTTGGAATTATCATGTAA
- a CDS encoding sensor histidine kinase: protein MEKYRALKLVSLIIVSISFPLTILLATIGLAEPKYNIQKTSTNSGIFNISDDFYYSNIFDEGTMSDLLYNIKLSVDSQLTSEEKSKLNYEFRQTKSKNIDLSSSTYDYNRIMNNKNIATKYLDSLKNIKIYVINTYSGEFYTNTTYNTLEDFKQKTKSYCDIEIISNVEKSSYTKKINGEKFELNNVSMELNGFDESFEAYVSFPKEPTIGDGIVYTNFQIFKQATEKVRLFFVASLSLAIICLLSIVLYSRIKCEALKKNNIFLLIYNKIPMEFNTILVSISIAILTVYALNVSYHIYVIMLVSLSLLVVSNNIFFINVQLSYLENKICIFKSSIIIRVILWLIKTVSEVINAIKKVSLARKVILIVITSLVLIMVISVQSISIGLLFSICIFLGFAVYITKRLSYLSYVIEGTERIKQGELDYKIKITGNDNFASLAENINNIGEGLDKAIEEQVKSERMKSDLITNVSHDLKTPLTSIINYVDLIKKEESIQPEYINDYINVLESKSKRLKLLIEDLFEASRVSSGNIELQISKIDLVQLLRQSIGELEEKLSKNNLYIKLNVPNDKVYIWADGRRMYRVFENLLSNIAKYSLEETRVYIDIYDYGENIKVTMKNISSYELNFDPSEIMERFKRADESRNTEGSGLGLAIARDLVDLQGGKFYIEIDGDLFKANLEFQKYEEEVKNMD from the coding sequence TTGGAAAAATATAGAGCATTAAAGTTAGTTTCATTAATCATAGTATCTATCTCATTTCCATTAACTATATTGTTGGCAACAATAGGACTTGCTGAGCCTAAATACAATATACAAAAGACTTCTACGAATAGTGGAATTTTTAATATATCTGATGATTTTTATTATAGTAATATATTTGATGAAGGAACAATGTCAGATTTATTATACAATATTAAGTTATCTGTGGATAGCCAGTTAACTAGTGAAGAAAAAAGTAAATTAAATTATGAGTTTCGCCAAACAAAAAGTAAAAATATAGATTTAAGTAGTAGTACTTATGATTATAATAGAATCATGAACAATAAAAATATTGCTACTAAATATTTAGATTCTCTAAAAAATATAAAAATATACGTTATCAATACATATTCAGGAGAATTTTATACAAATACAACATATAATACTTTAGAGGATTTTAAACAAAAAACTAAGAGTTATTGTGATATAGAGATAATAAGTAATGTAGAAAAGAGCTCATATACCAAGAAAATAAATGGAGAAAAATTTGAACTGAATAATGTTAGTATGGAACTAAATGGATTTGATGAATCTTTTGAGGCATATGTATCTTTTCCAAAAGAGCCTACTATAGGAGATGGAATAGTATACACTAACTTTCAAATATTTAAACAAGCTACAGAAAAAGTAAGATTATTTTTTGTAGCTAGTTTAAGTTTAGCAATTATATGTTTATTATCTATAGTTTTGTATAGTAGAATAAAATGTGAAGCCTTAAAAAAAAATAACATATTTTTATTAATATACAATAAAATACCTATGGAATTTAATACAATATTGGTATCTATTTCAATTGCGATTTTAACTGTGTATGCTCTTAATGTATCTTATCATATTTATGTAATTATGTTAGTTTCTTTATCTTTACTGGTAGTATCAAATAATATATTTTTTATAAATGTTCAATTAAGTTATTTAGAAAATAAAATATGTATATTTAAGTCAAGTATTATAATAAGAGTGATTTTATGGTTAATAAAAACTGTAAGTGAGGTTATTAACGCTATAAAGAAAGTATCTTTAGCAAGAAAAGTTATTTTGATAGTGATAACATCTTTAGTTTTAATCATGGTAATTAGTGTTCAAAGTATAAGCATTGGATTGTTGTTTTCTATATGTATTTTTTTAGGATTTGCAGTATATATAACTAAAAGACTTTCATATCTTAGTTATGTAATAGAAGGTACAGAAAGGATAAAACAGGGAGAATTAGATTATAAGATAAAAATTACTGGGAATGATAATTTTGCGTCTTTAGCTGAAAATATAAATAATATTGGAGAAGGTCTTGATAAAGCAATAGAAGAGCAAGTAAAAAGTGAAAGAATGAAGTCTGACCTTATAACAAATGTATCTCATGATTTGAAAACTCCGCTTACTTCTATAATAAATTATGTAGATTTAATTAAAAAAGAAGAATCGATACAACCAGAATATATAAATGATTATATAAATGTGCTTGAGTCAAAGTCAAAAAGACTAAAATTATTGATAGAAGATTTATTTGAAGCTAGTAGAGTAAGTAGTGGTAATATAGAATTACAAATTAGCAAGATTGATTTAGTACAACTCTTAAGACAAAGTATAGGTGAGCTTGAAGAAAAATTATCTAAAAATAATTTATATATCAAATTAAATGTTCCAAATGATAAGGTATATATATGGGCAGATGGAAGAAGAATGTATAGAGTATTTGAAAATCTTTTATCTAATATAGCAAAATATTCTTTAGAAGAAACTAGAGTTTATATTGATATATATGACTATGGTGAAAATATAAAGGTAACTATGAAAAATATATCTTCTTATGAATTAAATTTTGACCCAAGTGAGATTATGGAAAGATTTAAAAGAGCTGATGAATCAAGGAATACTGAAGGTAGTGGATTAGGACTTGCTATTGCAAGAGACTTAGTAGATTTACAAGGTGGAAAATTCTATATAGAAATAGATGGAGATTTATTTAAAGCAAATTTAGAGTTTCAAAAATATGAAGAAGAAGTAAAAAATATGGACTGA
- a CDS encoding response regulator transcription factor, whose product MYNILVVDDDKEIVDSIEIYLKSEGFKIYKAYDGIKALEIITENDIHLILMDIMMPKLDGIKATVKIREERNIPIILISAKSEDTDKIMGLNIGADDYITKPFNLLELIARVKSNLRRYVTLGNYEDTCKEILKSGTLELNTLTKEVKIDGENIKMTPIEYKIIKLLLENKGRVFSIDEIYEKVWNEESFNSENTVAVHIRRIREKIEINPKEPRFLKVVWGVGYKIEKF is encoded by the coding sequence ATGTACAATATATTAGTAGTAGATGATGATAAAGAAATTGTTGATTCAATAGAAATATATCTTAAATCAGAAGGCTTTAAAATATATAAAGCATATGATGGAATAAAAGCTTTGGAAATAATAACAGAGAATGACATTCATTTAATATTAATGGATATAATGATGCCTAAATTGGATGGAATCAAAGCAACAGTAAAAATAAGAGAAGAAAGAAACATTCCAATAATTTTAATTTCAGCAAAAAGTGAAGATACAGATAAAATAATGGGACTAAATATTGGAGCTGACGATTATATAACAAAGCCTTTTAATCTATTGGAGCTTATAGCTAGGGTTAAATCAAATTTAAGGCGATATGTAACTTTAGGCAATTATGAAGACACATGTAAAGAAATTTTAAAAAGTGGAACTTTGGAGTTAAATACACTAACAAAAGAAGTAAAAATTGATGGCGAGAACATAAAAATGACTCCAATTGAGTATAAAATTATTAAACTTCTTTTAGAAAATAAAGGACGAGTTTTCTCAATAGATGAGATATACGAAAAAGTATGGAATGAGGAAAGTTTTAATTCAGAAAATACAGTAGCAGTACACATTAGGCGAATAAGAGAAAAGATTGAGATAAATCCAAAAGAACCAAGATTTTTAAAGGTGGTGTGGGGAGTTGGTTATAAGATTGAAAAATTTTAG
- a CDS encoding BlaI/MecI/CopY family transcriptional regulator produces the protein MKISKLPEAELKVMRYIWETKKVLTSRDLVNAMEEQNGWNESTTFTVLKRLERREFLGTEKIGKLTHYNILVKEKKYLRFETKEFLKNIHKNSISSLISALHSKDDEVDEDKLIELEEHFKSLKEKNDK, from the coding sequence ATGAAAATTAGTAAATTACCTGAAGCAGAATTAAAAGTTATGAGATATATTTGGGAAACTAAAAAAGTATTAACTTCTAGAGATTTAGTTAATGCAATGGAAGAACAAAATGGATGGAACGAATCAACTACATTTACAGTTTTAAAAAGATTAGAGCGAAGGGAGTTTTTAGGCACAGAGAAAATAGGTAAACTTACACATTATAATATACTAGTAAAAGAGAAAAAATATCTAAGGTTTGAAACAAAGGAATTTTTGAAGAACATACATAAGAATTCAATTTCAAGTTTAATATCAGCATTACATAGTAAAGATGATGAAGTAGATGAAGATAAATTAATTGAACTCGAAGAACATTTTAAGAGTTTGAAAGAAAAAAATGACAAATAG
- a CDS encoding BlaI/MecI/CopY family transcriptional regulator translates to MKEEILVEKLLRAELIVMEYLWKKDSLMPKKEIIKEMKQIYGWHKSTIKILLKRLVDKGYLARDIIKFQSHYKIIIDNKEYYAFKKKVLKSSKSRKIMRSLTTTHKSISKEKLDSLEEYYRNLEE, encoded by the coding sequence TTGAAAGAAGAAATATTAGTAGAAAAATTATTAAGAGCAGAATTAATAGTAATGGAGTATTTATGGAAAAAGGATTCTCTAATGCCTAAAAAAGAAATTATAAAAGAAATGAAACAGATTTATGGATGGCATAAAAGTACGATAAAAATACTACTAAAAAGGTTAGTTGACAAAGGTTATTTGGCTAGAGATATTATAAAATTTCAATCTCATTATAAAATAATAATAGATAACAAAGAATATTATGCTTTTAAGAAAAAGGTACTGAAATCTAGTAAAAGCAGAAAAATAATGCGTTCTCTTACTACTACACATAAATCTATAAGTAAAGAAAAACTAGACTCATTGGAAGAATATTATAGAAATTTAGAAGAATAA
- a CDS encoding helix-turn-helix domain-containing protein, whose amino-acid sequence MISYNRLWKLLIDKKIKKMEFKEMTGLGSSSISKLKEDKVVSMATIEKICLALDCNIEDIVEIKKDEE is encoded by the coding sequence ATGATTTCATATAATCGTTTATGGAAATTATTAATTGATAAAAAAATAAAGAAAATGGAATTTAAAGAAATGACAGGACTAGGAAGTTCAAGTATCAGCAAATTAAAAGAGGATAAAGTTGTCTCTATGGCTACAATAGAAAAAATATGTTTAGCATTAGATTGCAACATAGAGGATATTGTTGAGATTAAAAAAGATGAAGAATAG